A stretch of Flavobacterium sp. N2270 DNA encodes these proteins:
- a CDS encoding M4 family metallopeptidase, with protein sequence MKKNLHKKIALLTAVSFFSLTASAQEVNKSIKLKKTDVFGQTSFLSFNENSTYKSNDFEKVFKEQLNIQDGTQFVKLYTETDKLGFTHDKYQMYQNGVKIEFATYTVHSKNGKITAMNGEMYKTNAVSLVPEITSQDALQKAMQHLNAKQYLWDNPTEASKLDNYKKPQGELVLLPMFDDNSKKISEASNLKLAYKFDIYATQPLSRGDVYVDAQTGDVLFYNATIKHATHFGYSSSIFNKDSKCDTFLTQEETKKIATCFDALVSGTAATRYSGSKTIQTTLSGSNYVLKDATRGSGINTYDLNTSTNYNSAVNFTDNDNNWTTAEHTANKDNGALDAHWGAEMTYDYWMTKHNRNSFNNSGATINSYVHYSSNYDNAFWDGSRMTYGDGSGTYFDILTSLDVAAHEIGHAVCTYTANLAYQRESGAMNEGFSDIWGATVEYYAAPNKSTWLIGEDIERRSGHLALRSMSNPKSEGQPDTYGGTYWINPNCGTPTQSNDYCGVHTNSGVLNHWFYILVQGKSGTNDIGSSYNVTGIGMDKAANIAYRLESVYLSANSTFANARTYGIQAATDLYGANSAEVIATTNAFYAVGIGSAYQGATDTQAPTVPTNLIASGTTNTTTTLNWTASTDNVGVVGYDIYQGTSNLGTVTGTSANITGLTASTTYSFSVRAKDAAGNVSGSSNTVNVTTTGSSTGCSGAISSFPYSEGFENTIGAWTQDSADDFDWIVDANGTPSSNTGPSSAIQGTYYIYVEASSPNYSNKKTILNSPCFNLTNAPSATFNFKYHMYGASTMGALKLEASTNNGSTWTEIWSKSGNQGNSWLTANVSLASYIGNTVQLRFVGSTAATWQGDIAVDDVSLTTASAPVCTNVNINMTFDNYPEETSWEILNASNQVVFSGGTYGSQADGSSLTVTKCLDAGCYTFTIKDTYGDGICCSYGNGSYTVTSNGITFASGGTFGASQSTNFCVGTSSLISNVSTTTETQTEIPFSIYPNPVKGDILNVQIGKDLEDYKIYNIMGQLVLQGKISNGQINVSSLNTGVFIIETNTYKEKIAKKFIKE encoded by the coding sequence ATGAAAAAAAATCTACACAAGAAAATTGCCTTGCTAACAGCAGTTTCATTTTTTTCTTTAACAGCCTCAGCTCAAGAAGTAAACAAATCAATTAAATTAAAAAAAACAGACGTTTTTGGCCAAACAAGTTTTTTATCTTTTAATGAAAATTCAACTTATAAATCAAATGATTTTGAAAAAGTATTTAAAGAACAATTAAACATTCAAGACGGAACTCAATTTGTAAAGTTGTATACAGAAACTGATAAATTAGGTTTCACCCATGATAAATACCAAATGTATCAAAATGGCGTTAAAATTGAATTTGCTACATATACTGTACATTCAAAAAATGGAAAAATAACCGCAATGAATGGAGAAATGTACAAAACCAATGCCGTTTCTCTTGTCCCAGAAATCACTTCTCAAGACGCACTACAAAAAGCAATGCAACACCTTAATGCCAAACAATATCTTTGGGACAATCCTACCGAGGCTTCAAAATTAGATAATTATAAAAAACCACAAGGTGAACTTGTTTTGTTGCCTATGTTCGATGATAACTCAAAAAAAATATCTGAAGCATCAAACTTAAAATTAGCTTATAAATTTGATATTTATGCAACTCAACCTTTAAGCAGAGGAGATGTATATGTAGATGCTCAAACTGGAGATGTTTTGTTCTATAATGCAACGATAAAACACGCAACACATTTTGGCTATTCTTCTTCAATATTTAATAAAGATTCTAAATGCGACACTTTTTTAACTCAAGAAGAAACGAAAAAAATTGCAACATGTTTTGATGCTTTGGTTTCTGGAACCGCAGCAACACGTTACAGTGGCTCAAAAACGATTCAGACTACATTATCTGGTTCAAATTACGTTTTAAAAGACGCTACTCGTGGCAGTGGAATAAATACCTACGACTTAAATACAAGTACGAATTATAATTCAGCAGTTAACTTTACAGATAACGATAACAACTGGACCACTGCAGAACATACAGCAAACAAAGATAACGGTGCTTTAGATGCGCACTGGGGAGCTGAAATGACATACGACTATTGGATGACAAAACACAACCGTAATAGTTTTAATAATTCAGGAGCAACAATAAACAGTTACGTTCACTATAGTTCTAATTATGATAATGCTTTTTGGGACGGTTCAAGAATGACTTATGGTGACGGAAGTGGAACCTATTTCGACATCCTTACATCTTTAGATGTAGCAGCTCACGAAATTGGACATGCAGTTTGTACTTACACTGCTAATTTGGCTTACCAAAGAGAGTCAGGAGCTATGAACGAAGGTTTCTCTGATATTTGGGGAGCTACAGTAGAATATTACGCTGCACCAAATAAAAGCACATGGTTAATTGGTGAAGATATTGAAAGACGTTCAGGTCATTTGGCTCTACGTTCAATGAGTAACCCAAAAAGTGAAGGACAACCAGATACTTACGGTGGAACATATTGGATAAACCCAAACTGCGGAACACCAACACAAAGTAATGATTATTGTGGCGTACACACAAATTCAGGAGTTTTAAATCATTGGTTTTATATTTTAGTTCAAGGAAAATCTGGAACAAATGACATTGGCAGTTCTTATAACGTTACAGGAATAGGAATGGACAAAGCTGCAAATATTGCTTATCGTTTAGAAAGTGTCTATTTATCAGCAAATTCAACTTTTGCAAATGCCAGAACCTACGGAATACAAGCAGCAACAGATTTATATGGAGCAAACTCTGCTGAAGTTATTGCTACAACAAATGCTTTTTATGCAGTAGGTATAGGTAGTGCTTACCAAGGTGCGACAGACACACAAGCACCAACTGTTCCAACAAATTTAATTGCAAGCGGTACAACAAATACAACAACAACTCTAAACTGGACTGCTTCAACTGACAATGTGGGTGTTGTAGGATATGATATTTACCAAGGTACTTCAAATCTTGGGACAGTTACTGGTACTTCAGCAAATATTACTGGTTTAACTGCAAGCACAACTTATTCATTTTCTGTTAGAGCTAAAGATGCGGCCGGAAATGTTTCTGGATCAAGTAATACAGTAAACGTAACTACAACTGGCTCTTCTACAGGATGTTCTGGAGCAATATCTTCGTTCCCATATTCTGAAGGATTTGAAAACACTATTGGAGCTTGGACACAAGATTCGGCAGATGATTTTGATTGGATTGTAGATGCAAATGGAACACCTTCAAGTAATACAGGACCTTCTTCAGCAATTCAAGGAACGTATTATATTTATGTAGAAGCATCAAGTCCAAACTATTCAAACAAAAAAACTATTTTAAACTCACCTTGTTTCAATTTAACAAATGCTCCATCTGCAACTTTCAATTTCAAATACCATATGTATGGTGCTTCAACAATGGGAGCTTTAAAATTAGAAGCAAGCACAAATAATGGTTCAACTTGGACTGAAATTTGGAGTAAATCTGGTAACCAAGGAAACAGTTGGTTAACTGCAAATGTAAGTTTAGCAAGTTACATTGGAAACACAGTTCAATTACGCTTTGTAGGATCAACAGCTGCAACATGGCAAGGAGACATTGCTGTAGATGATGTTTCATTAACTACTGCTTCAGCTCCTGTTTGTACTAATGTAAACATTAACATGACATTTGACAATTACCCAGAAGAAACAAGTTGGGAAATTTTAAACGCAAGTAATCAGGTTGTGTTTTCTGGTGGTACATACGGAAGTCAAGCAGACGGATCTTCATTAACTGTAACAAAATGTTTAGATGCTGGTTGTTATACATTTACAATTAAGGATACATATGGAGACGGAATTTGTTGTTCTTATGGAAATGGTAGTTATACTGTAACTTCAAACGGAATAACATTTGCAAGCGGTGGAACTTTTGGAGCAAGTCAATCTACTAACTTTTGTGTAGGAACTTCTTCTTTAATTTCGAATGTATCTACTACAACAGAAACCCAAACAGAAATTCCATTTTCTATTTACCCAAACCCTGTTAAAGGAGACATTTTAAATGTTCAAATTGGGAAAGACTTAGAAGATTATAAAATCTACAACATTATGGGGCAACTGGTTTTACAAGGGAAAATTAGCAACGGACAAATCAATGTTAGTTCTTTAAATACTGGAGTTTTCATAATTGAAACAAATACATACAAAGAAAAAATAGCAAAAAAATTCATTAAAGAATAA
- a CDS encoding CoA transferase subunit B gives MALDKNQIAQRIAKEVKDGYYVNLGIGIPTLVANYVRTDISVEFQSENGVLGMGPFPFEGEEDADIINAGKQTITTLPGASFFDSAFSFGMIRSQKVDLTILGAMEVSENGDIANWKIPGKMVKGMGGAMDLVASAENIIVAMMHVNKAGESKLLKKCSLPLTGVGCVKKVVTELAVLEITDKGFKLLERAPGVTVEEIQKATEGTLIIEGDIPEMKF, from the coding sequence ATGGCTTTAGATAAAAATCAAATTGCACAGCGAATAGCAAAAGAAGTAAAAGATGGTTATTATGTAAACCTTGGAATTGGTATTCCTACTTTAGTTGCAAATTATGTTCGAACTGATATTTCTGTAGAATTTCAATCTGAAAATGGGGTTCTAGGAATGGGTCCTTTTCCTTTTGAAGGAGAAGAAGATGCCGATATTATAAACGCAGGAAAACAAACCATAACAACATTGCCAGGAGCAAGTTTTTTTGACTCCGCTTTTAGTTTTGGAATGATAAGAAGTCAAAAGGTCGATTTAACTATTCTTGGAGCAATGGAAGTTTCAGAAAATGGCGACATTGCCAACTGGAAAATTCCCGGCAAAATGGTAAAAGGAATGGGTGGTGCTATGGATTTAGTAGCTTCAGCCGAAAATATTATCGTTGCTATGATGCATGTAAACAAAGCAGGTGAATCTAAATTACTTAAAAAATGTAGTTTACCATTAACTGGTGTTGGTTGTGTGAAAAAAGTAGTAACAGAATTAGCTGTTTTAGAAATAACGGATAAAGGATTCAAACTTTTAGAAAGAGCACCTGGAGTTACGGTTGAAGAAATTCAAAAAGCAACAGAAGGGACTTTAATTATTGAAGGAGATATTCCTGAAATGAAGTTTTAG
- a CDS encoding CoA transferase subunit A, with protein sequence MISRKVNNVQEALQGIENGMTIMLGGFGLSGIPENSIAELVHKNVNNLTCISNNAGVDDFGLGLLLQKRQIKKMISSYVGENAEFERQMLSGELDVELTPQGTLAEKCRAAQAGIPAFFTPAGYGTEVAEGKETREFNGKMHIMELAYEADFSIVKAWKGDEAGNLIFKGTARNFNAPMAGAAKITIAEVEELVPVGTLDPNEIHIPGIMVNRIFQGEKFEKRIEQRTTRKKD encoded by the coding sequence ATGATAAGTAGAAAAGTTAATAATGTTCAAGAAGCCTTACAAGGTATTGAAAACGGTATGACTATTATGTTAGGCGGTTTTGGTCTTTCTGGAATTCCAGAAAATAGTATTGCCGAATTGGTGCATAAAAACGTAAACAACTTAACTTGTATTTCAAATAATGCAGGTGTAGATGATTTCGGATTAGGTTTACTATTACAAAAACGTCAAATTAAAAAAATGATTTCTTCTTATGTAGGAGAAAACGCAGAGTTTGAGCGTCAAATGCTTTCTGGAGAATTAGATGTAGAATTAACGCCTCAAGGAACTTTAGCTGAAAAATGTCGTGCTGCACAAGCAGGAATCCCTGCATTTTTTACTCCAGCTGGTTATGGAACAGAAGTTGCCGAAGGAAAAGAAACACGCGAATTCAACGGAAAAATGCATATAATGGAATTGGCTTATGAAGCCGATTTTTCAATTGTAAAAGCATGGAAGGGTGACGAGGCAGGAAATTTAATTTTTAAAGGAACAGCACGAAATTTTAACGCACCAATGGCTGGAGCTGCAAAAATTACTATTGCAGAAGTAGAAGAATTAGTGCCTGTAGGAACTTTAGACCCTAATGAAATTCATATTCCAGGAATTATGGTAAATAGAATTTTTCAAGGGGAAAAGTTTGAAAAAAGAATTGAGCAACGTACCACAAGAAAAAAAGATTAA